Genomic DNA from Bacterioplanes sanyensis:
GCGGCTGGGTCACTTTGCGCCAGAACGACAACAAATAATTATCCGCGTTCAGGCCCTGATCCTTCACGTACTGGCTATAACGGTACAAGTTGGATATCGACATATCACGCGGCTCCACCATCACCACACTCAAGCTTTGTGGCGTTAAACCCGTCTCCCAGCGCAAGCTACCGACTTCATTGCGAGTCACGTGATCACCGTGCAGAACAATGTCCTGCACGCCTTCCATTTGCCAATACTCACGCTGGTAAATCGCGCGGTCTGCGGTTCGAATTTGTTGCAGACGCGCTTGCTGATCAAACCGGTAGAGAGTCAATCCGTGCAGAACACCATTGGGCTCAACGGCGGTAAAGCGCATAAAGGTATCTCCCTCTCGGTGCCAGAATCCCTGACCACGATTAGACAGAGTATCGCCGCGTCCCTGCGCTACCGCCTTTTGTGACTGTGCAATGCGCTCCAGCGAGGGAATGGCGTATTCTGCGGTGGCCATGCTGATCATCATCAGCACCAGCACTGGCTTCATCACCGCAACACTGATACGACGAATGGACATACCGGCAGCGCGCATCACCGTGAGCTCACTGCTGGCCGCCATGCTACCCAGCCCGGCCAAACAACCAATCAGACACGCCAGCGGCATGTACTCGTAGGCTCGCCGAGGCAAGCGCATAAAAATAAACTGCAGCGCCTGCCACAGCTGATAGTCACCTTTTAAGCGCTTAAGCTCATCCACCAATGCAAAGACGGCATCGAGGCCAACAATGACCAACACCACCACTAAGGTGGCATTGAGCACGTGACGAGCAACGTATCGGTCCAGATGCGACATCATAATTGGCGCACCTTATGACGGCGTTTGATCTCCGGCCACCACCACAGCGTTAGTGCGATCAAGGCGTAACAAGCGTGCAGCGGCCACATTCCGACCAACGGATCCAAACGCCCTTTTTCGATCATGCCGGTCATGGCAATCATCAACGAGATGTACACCATAAATAAGATAATGGCGGGAAACAGCCGCGCAAAACGCCCCTGGCGAGGATTTACTCGGGCTAACGGCAATGCCATCAAAGTGACGATGGGCACCATAATAATCAGCGATAAACGCCACTGAAACTGCGCCTGCGACTTCACGTCATCACGTTCTAATAACGCCAGCGTGGGAATCGCTTCTTGGCGTAATTTACGCCGCTCATCAGGCTCATCGGCAATTTTGACGCCGTAACGCTCAAACTCCAGCGTTTGCATTTCCACACCACCGGCGCTCAAGTCATAGCGTCGGCCGTTGTGTAGTTCCAAATAGCGCGAACCGGTTTCCTCGCTGACGTATTGGGTGCCGCGCCCGGCCATTAGCAAGGTATTGCCATCGGCAATGAACACACGTTGCATTTCGGTTTTGTCATCGGATAACGACTGCGCATAGGTGATGCGCGAACCGCCTTTCATGCTCTGAAAACGCCCGGGGATCAGCAGTTCAAACTCCGTCAGCTGCGCCTGCTTTTGATACAGGCTTTCCATTTTTTGCGCGCCCCAAGGGCTAGCAAACAGTGACAGCGAGGCAACGATGGCCATCATCAAGCCGGCCGGAATCATGGTGTAACTGAGCAATCGCCCATGCGAAAACCCAGTGGCGGTTAACACGGTCATTTCGCTGTCGGCATACAAACGCCCGTAAGCCAGCAAGATGGCAATAAACAGCGCCAGAGGTAGCACCATTTCCAAAAACGACGGTAAGCGCAGCAGCAGGGTAAAAAACACGATTTCCAATGACACTTGGCCAGCGGCGGCCTCAGCCAGTTGGCGAATCAAACGCCCACTCATCAGGATCAGCAGTAACACCACAGTAACTGCCACAATCGAACTAAACAGTTCACGCGCGAGGTAACGAAAAAGAATCAAACAGCCAGACCTTGTATTTCCAATATGTGACAGCATATATACGGACGGAATAAGTCATTCATACCTGACTCTAGGAGTTCACATGGAATACCAGACGTCTCAACACAGCGCTGCCGAAGTAGAAGCGAGCTGTATTGTGGTCACTATCGACACCGCAGGCAAGCTGTCAGAAGCCGGTAGTCAATTGGATAGCGCCAGCGAGCATTTTCTGCAACAACGCTTCGAACATAAAGACATTAAAGGCAAGCTGGCTGAAACACTGTTATTACCAGCAGTACCCGGCATCGCCGCTCAACGCGTATTGCTGATTGGCCGCGGCGACAGCAACAAGTCACTGAAGCGTGGTCAAGCGATCAAACTGTTAAACGCCGTTGCCAGTGCCACCGGCAACATGGAAGGCAGCGTTGCTCTGGCGCTGGAAGACCTGGCCAATGAGCAGCTGAGCAACGCTTGGTTAGCGGAGCAAAGCGCCATTGCCTTTGGTCGCCAAGCGTATCGCTTCACCACCACCAAGCCGCAAAAAGACGAAGACCAGCCTACTCAAGCCAGCAGCCTGATCTGGGTTGGCGGCGATGAACTGAACAGCCTGAAAAAAGGCGATGCGCTGGCCAATGGCATCAACTTCGCGCGCGAACTGGGCAATCTGCCAGGCAACATCTGCACCCCGACCTACCTGGCTGAGCAAGCTCAGGCACTGGCCGATGAGCAGATGACTACCACCATTTTGGACGAGTCTCAGCTGGAAGAAATGGGCGCCGGCGCCTTTGTTTCCGTTGCCAAAGGTTCGATTGAACCCGGCAAGATCATCATCATGAATTATCAAGGCGGCAAAGCTGGTGAGCCTGCCCACATGCTGCTGGGCAAAGGCATCACCTTCGATACCGGCGGCATCAGCCTGAAGCCGGGCGCCAAAATGGATGAAATGAAGTACGACATGTGCGGCGCTGCGTCTGTGCTGGGTACCATGAAAACTCTGTTGGAACTGCGTCCTGCCATCAACGTCATCGGCATGATCACAGCGGCAGAAAACATGCCTGCTGGCAACGCCAGCAAGCCAGGCGATGTGGTCACCAGCCTGTCGGGCAAAACCATTGAAATCCTCAACACCGACGCCGAAGGCCGCTTGGTGCTGTGTGACGCATTGACCTACGGTATCGACCAGTACAAGCCAGCCTCAGTGGTCGACATCGCGACCCTGACCGGTGCTTGCATGGCCGCACTGGGTGAAGTGAACAGCGGTCTGTTCACCGAAGACGAAGCCCTGGCCAGTGAGCTGCAAAGCGCTGCCGAATACGCGCACGACAAAGTGTGGCGCCTGCCGCTGGAAGAAGATTACCAGGAACTGCTGGATTCAAACTTTGCTGACATGGCCAACATTGGCGGTCCATTGGCCGGTGCGACCACTGCAGCTTGTTTCTTGTCGCGCTTTACCGAAGGCACCCCATGGGCGCACATCGATATTGCCGGCACTGGCTGGACTGGCGGCGCGAAAAAAGGCGCCTCCGGCCGTCCGGTTCCGCTGCTGGTGAATTACCTACTGAATAAAGCCTGATCTCGCATCAGCTGACAGAGGCCGCGCACTGCGGCCTCTTTTTTGTCACCTTTGCACATCTACTCGGACGATACGCACTGCTAGCATGGCGCTCATAACACCAATAGGAGCCACCATGAGCCTCAGCGAATTATTACAACAACGCTATTCCGTACGCGCCTTCAAAGCCGACCCAATCGACCCAGACACACTGCAGCAAGTATTTGAACTGGCGCAACAGGCGCCGTCCAACTGCAATGTTCAGCCATGGCAAACGTATGTGGTTTCTGGCCAGCAAAAAGACCAGTTAAAAAATGCGCTGATCGCGACTGTGATGAAACAGCAAACTCCCAACCCAGAATTTAATTGGAAGGTGGCCTACGAAGGCATCCACCGCGAGCGCCAGTTTGGCTCGGCCAACGCCCTGTATGGTGCCATGGGCATCGAACGCGATGACAAGATGAAACGCAACATGGCCATGCTGCGCAATTGGGCCTTTTTTGATGCGCCGCATGTGGCCTTTTTCACCATGGACAAATACCTAGACATCATGGGCGCGGTGGACATTGGCATCTACGCCCAGACCCTGGCATTGCTGCTGCAAGAACGTGGCATCAGCTGCTGCATGCAAGGCGCTTTAGGGCAATTCCCTCAACCGGTGAAAGAGCTGCTGGAAATTCCCGAACAGCAGGGCATTTTATTCGGTATGTCATTTGGCTACGAAGACACAGACGCCGACGTCAACCGCGCTCGCACCGATCGCAGCGAACTTAGCCAGTCAGTGCAGTTCTTTTCCTAACATAAAAAACAGGGCATAAAAAACGCCGGCACTGTTGCCAGTGCCGGCGTTGTCGTAACGACCTGAAACCTGCGCGTCTAAGCTTGCCCCCTTACCTGCAATTTCAAACGCATCAGTCACCCATTTCAGACCGATTCAGTCACTCACCACTGGAGACGTGGGCATTGCCTCACAGCACCAAGCGACGAATATCGCTGATCAATGCGACCAGTGTGGTAAAGAACCGCCCACAATCGGCACCATTTATGGCTCGATGATCATAAGACACCGCCAGCGGCAGCATATTACGCGGTTCAAACTCGCTACCATTCCACACAGGTTTCATCTGTGCCTTGGACACTCCCATAATGGCGACTTCCGGCGCATTTACAATGGGGGTAAACCCGGTGCCGCCCATGGCACCCAAACTGGAAATGGTAAAACAAGCACCCTTCATTTCGTTCGGCTTGAGCTTACCGGCTCTAGCCTTTTCTACCAGCTCGGCACTTTCCTGCGCCAGCTCCCAAATGCCTTTTTTATCAGCATCGCGAATCACTGGCACCATCAAACCGGCTGGCGTATCGACAGCAATGCCAATGTGGACATAGTGCTTGTGCACCATGTGCTCGCCATCGGCGTGCAGCGATACATTAAAACTCGGCTCCAACTTCAGCGCCTGCGCCGCCGCTTTGATCAAAAACGGCAGTGGCGTGATTTTCACACCGCGCTTTTCTGCTTCCGGCTTCATTTGCTTACGGAATGCATCCAAGTCGGTGATATCGGCCTCATCAAACTGCGTCACGTGTGGTACGTTCAACCAATTGCGCTGCATATTTGCTGCGGTGAGCTTTTTAATCTTGCTCATTGGTTGCAGTTCGATGTCACCAAACTGGCTGAAGTCAACTTCAGGGATCGGCGGAATGCCTGCTCCTGAAGCGGCGCCAATAGTACCCGACTCTGCCTGTTTGAGCATCTTTTTCACGTAGCCGCGTATGTCATCTTTGGTAATGCGACCACGCACGCCAGTACCTGACACTTTGGTCAGATCGACACCCAACTGCCGCGCCAGGCGACGTGACGAAGGGCCGGCGTAAACATCCGACGAACGATTGGCCGACTCAGGCGTCGCAGGTGCCGTTGCGGCCGATTTTTCCGGCGCTGGCGCAACGGTTGTTGGTGATTCGGCTGCTGATGATTCGGCTACGGCTGATGGCGCAGACTCGGCTTGGGCAGACGCTCCTGATTTGGCCGACGATTCAGCCGCATCAGAAGATGCGGCCGTTTTCATTACCGCATACACATCACCTTCGTTGACCTTGTCGCCCACCTTGATGCGAAACTCGACTAAGGTTCCATCTGCCGGCGCTGGCACATCCATGCTGGCTTTGTCGGTCTCTAACACCAGCAGCGAGTCTTCTGCGGCCACACTGACACCTGGCTCAACACTGAGCTCAATGACATCAACATCGCTGGCGCCGCCCAGATCAGGAATGGTGAGCTCCATCTCAGACGCTGACGCCGCAGAGCTCGCGTCAGGATCCACTTTAGCTTCCGCTGCAGGACTCGCCTTGGCGGCGGGCTCTTGCTCTGGCTCTGCCTTAGAAGGCTCTGCATCATCACTAGCAGCTACGTCCACCACCATGATGTTGTCGCCTTCAGAGACTTTGTCGCCAACCGACACTAGGATTTCGACCACCTTACCCATGACTGGGCTAGGAATCTCCATACTGGCTTTATCGGTTTCCAACACCAACAAGTCTTGCTCTAACTCGACGCTGTCGCCAACGGCCACTGAAATTTCAATAATGTCGACATTATCAGCGCCACCCAAATCAGGCACAGAAACGGTTGTATTGCTCATTCTCTGCCCTCCTTAGCTGCGTGTTGGGTCGATTTTATCGGCGTCGATGCCCAGATCGGCGCGTGCTTTCAGCAACGCCTCCTGGCTAAACTCGCCTTGCTCTGTCAGCCGCTGCAGCGCTGCATAAACCACAAACTCACGGCTAACTTCAAAGAAGTGGCGCAGTTTTTTGCGCGTATCACTGCGCCCAAAACCGTCAGTACCCAAAACCGTAAAGTCACCCGGCACAAAGGCACGCAACTGCTCGCCGTAGGACTTGATGTAGTCAGTGGCCAGTACGAATGGCCCCTGCTGACCCTGCAGCTGCTCGGTAATGTACGGCACTTGCGCAGCCTGTTCGGGGTTCAAACGATTGCGGCGTTCACACGCCAGACCATCGCGAGCCAACTCGTTCACCGAAGTCACACTCCAGATGTCGGACTGCACACCGTACTGCTGTTGCAATATGTCCGCCGCAGCTTCCACCTCACGCAAAATGGATCCAGCACCCATCAGCTGCACCTTGGCACCGTCTGTGCCGACAGACTTAAGACGATAGAGACCTTTGACGATGCCTTCTTCGGCGCCCACCGGCATTTCTGGATGCGGGTAGTTTTCGTTCATGGTGGTGATGTAGTAGAAGCAGTTTTCCTGATTCTCATACATGCGCTTCAAACCGTCTTGAATAATCACGGCGAGCTCATGGCCGTAAGTCGGGTCGTAAGAGTGACAATTCGGAATGGTTTGCGCCATTAGATGGCTGTGACCGTCCTGATGCTGCAAACCCTCACCGTTGAGCGTGGTACGCCCGGAAGTTGCGCCAATCAGGAAGCCGCGTGCCTGGATGTCACCAGCCGCCCACGCCAGATCACCAATACGCTGGAAACCAAACATGGAATAAAACACGTAAAACGGAATCATCGGGCAGTTGCTGTTGCTGTACGCTGTAGCAGCAGCAATCCACGCCGACATCGCACCCGCTTCATTGATGCCCTCTTCCAGGATCTGACCTTTTTTGTCTTCCTTGTAGTACATGATCTGTTTGGAATCGTGCGGCGTGTACTTTTGCCCGGCCGAGGAGTAGATACCCAACTGACGGAACATACCTTCCATACCAAAAGTGCGCGCTTCATCCGGCACAATTGGCACGACACGTTTGCCAATGGTCTTATCTTTCACCAGTTGCGACAAAATGCGTACAAAGGACATGGTTGAGGACATTTCGCGCTCACCGCTGCCACTCAGCTGTGCCTTGAAGGTATCCAGCGCTGGCGCTGGCAAGGCGTCACTGTTGGTGCGACGTGACGGCACAAAGCCTTGCAGCGATTCACGACGCTCACGCATGTACTTCATTTCGGGGCTGTCTGGCGCCGGACGATAATATGGCACATTTTCCAGCTCAGTGTCCGTCAGCGGAATCGCAAAGCGGTCGCGGAACTGTTTCAGCGCATCGATATCCAGTTTTTTCACCGAGTGCGTATCGTTCGCCGCTTCACCCGCCGCGCCCAAACCATAACCTTTTACGGTTTGCGCCAGAATCACGGTTGGCTGGCCTTTGTGGGCCACCGCTTCAGCATAAGCTGCGTACACCTTGAACGGGTCGTGGCCGCCGCGGTTCAGCTTGGCGATGTCTTCATCGGTCAGCTCTTCCGCCAACTTGGCCAGCTCAGGGTAAGCACCAAAGAAATGCTCACGCGTGTAGGCAGCACCGTTGGCTTTATAGTTCTGCAAGTCACCATCGCAGACTTCGTCCATGCGCTTTTGCAACATGCCGCTGGTGTCTTTCTCCAGCAGTACGTCCCAGTGACGACCCCATACGACCTTAATGACGTTCCAACCGGCACCGCGGAATACACCCTCAAGCTCTTGCATGATTTTGCCGTTGCCGCGCACAGGACCATCCAAACGCTGCAAGTTGCAGTTCACTACAAAGATCAGGTTTTCCAGCTGCTCTCGACCGGCCAGAGAAATCGCGCCCAAGCTTTCTGGCTCGTCACACTCGCCATCGCCCAAGAAGGCCCATACTTTGCGATCGCCGCGAGGCGCCAAGTCACGCGCAGACAAATAGCGCATCACGTGTGCTTGGTAAATGGCCTGAATCGGCCCAAGACCCATCGACACCGTCGGGAACTGCCAGTAATCCGGCATCAGCCATGGGTGCGGATAAGACGACAGTCCATTACCGTCCACTTCGCGACGGAAGTTGTCTAGATGGGTTTCGTCAAAACGCCCTTCGAGGTAAGAGCGCGCGTAAATGCCAGGTGCAGAGTGCCCCTGGAAGTACACCAGATCGCCTTCGTTTTCGCCGTCATTGCCGCGGAAGAAGTAGTTAAAGCCAACATCGTACAAGGTGGCGGCCGATGAAAACGACGCGATGTGACCACCCAAGCCTTCATTGTTATCGTTCGCCCGCATCACCATGGCCAACGCATTCCAGCGAATCAAAGAGCGAATACGGCGCTCCATAAACAGATCGCCAGGCATGCGCCGCTCTTTGTCCGGTGCGATGGTGTTGCGGTAAGGCGTGGTGATTGCTTGTGGTAGCGACACGCCTTTGTCCATGGCGTTGGAGAACAGCTTTTTCAGAATGAAGGCGGCACGCTCAGGTCCGGCGTGACGGATGGTGGCATGTAACGAATCCAACCATTCCTGGGTTTCGTATACATCAATATCTTCGGTCATTGATAGCTCCGGTGTACTGACAACACTTTGGTGTCATCACAACAAGGGCAGCCGACTGAAGTGATCTTACCTATTGCTCTTAGGCCGCGACCCGGGCCGCAAAGAGCGATAAATAATGCCACTTCACTGTACGTGGCCACCACAATTAGAAAACTGGTTACAAGACCACCAACCCTTGTAAATATTGGGCTGCTGATCGAAAACGGCATCAGTCTGACGCCTTTGTAAGCTCGAGACAATCCCTTCTTGTAGTTTTTTTACAAGAACGATCTCCACCTACGACCAAAGCCGTAAGCAGTGCCCGCAAAACACCTAGATTTTGATCATTTCACCACCACAACTGAGCAAATGTCGGTGCAATCGTGCCGATAACTCAACAATACTACTGTGCGTACGGCGCAGCGGTCGCCTTGCAACCGCCACTATTCACGCCAACCATCTACTTTAGCGCACTTGCACCAGCACACTGACTTTGTCGGCGCACATACGTCCCTGACTGCTGGCCACTTCCATGTTGCACAACTGCCCTGCGGCGACATTTAAACCGTTCAGCAAATGCTCGTCGGCATGCATGGCTTTGCGCGGCCCCATACTGGCAAGCGCACGCACAAACGGCAAGGTGGCATTGTTAAGCGCCTGCGTGGCCGTGCGCGCTACCGCACCTGGCATATTGGCCACACAATAATGCACCACACCTTGCTCCACGTAAGTTGGATCATCGTGGGTGGTCGGCCTTGAGGTAGCGACGCAGCCGCCCTGATCAATCGCCACGTCGACAATCACGGCACCGCGCTGCATGTGCTGCAGCTGCTCGGCTTCAATCAGCTTTGGGGCTGCTGCACCGGGAATCAGTACCGCACCGATCACTAGATCCGCCTGCGGCAAATATTCGTCGATGGCTGTGCGGGTCGACAAACGGGTGTGAATGCGATTGCCGTATTGTTGATCCAGCAAGCGCAATGTTTGCAACGACGTATCCAACACCGTCACTTGTGCGCCCATGCCAACGGCAATGCGAATGGCGTTCGAGCCGACCACGCCGCCGCCCAATATCAGCACTTCCCCAGACGGCACCCCGGGAGCACCCGACAGCAACACACCGCGACCTCCGGCTTCCATTTCAAGACTGCGCGCACCGGCTTGCACCGCAATGCGCCCCGCCACTTCCGACATCGGCGCTAGCAGTGGTAACCGCCCTTGAGCATCGGTCACGGTTTCATATGCGATGCAGGTGGCGCGACTTTTGATCAGCGAGTCGGTGAGCTCCTGATCCGGCGCCAAGTGCAGATAGGTGAATAAAGTGTGGCGCGCCTCCAACAACGCCACTTCTTGCGCTTGCGGCTCTTTGACCTTGACGATCATGTCCGCCTGAGAGAACACTGCGGCGGCATCGCTAACAATACTGGCACCGCTGTCTTCGTAATCACTGTCCTGAAAGCCAATGGCGGCGCCCGCCTCCGTTTCAATAACCACTTCATGGCCATCCGTCACCAGCTCGCGCACACTGTTTGGGGTCAATCCAACGCGGTATTCGTGATTTTTTATCTCTTTCGGCACACCCACTCGCATAACCACCTCCCTTGTTTTTGCCACAGTGTAGCAGCGCTAAAGCAAGGCCCCAGGCGTCGGCCTCGTATGCCATAGCGCATGGCTCGAAACGCATTCATCGTCTTTACTTACAGGGGAAGTGTGCACCACTGAAAGACCGCTCTCTGGTGCACTTCAACACAGGATGGCGATTCATCGGTAACCTGGGTCTGTTTATGTGGCTGTGCTTGTCTGCACGAGAAAAGCTGGCGTATGTGCTTATCACCTTGTTGTATGTGGCCATTGGTAGCGTCATGGTGCGCTCTATTTCGGCACTGGTGATCGAGCGCTATATGGTCGAGGC
This window encodes:
- the lptG gene encoding LPS export ABC transporter permease LptG — protein: MMSHLDRYVARHVLNATLVVVLVIVGLDAVFALVDELKRLKGDYQLWQALQFIFMRLPRRAYEYMPLACLIGCLAGLGSMAASSELTVMRAAGMSIRRISVAVMKPVLVLMMISMATAEYAIPSLERIAQSQKAVAQGRGDTLSNRGQGFWHREGDTFMRFTAVEPNGVLHGLTLYRFDQQARLQQIRTADRAIYQREYWQMEGVQDIVLHGDHVTRNEVGSLRWETGLTPQSLSVVMVEPRDMSISNLYRYSQYVKDQGLNADNYLLSFWRKVTQPLSTLALVLLGISFIFGPLRSVTPGYRIFTGILVGLVYKYAEELLAPASIVFGFAPLWASVVPIVLCTLAAVLLLRRAA
- the lptF gene encoding LPS export ABC transporter permease LptF, with amino-acid sequence MILFRYLARELFSSIVAVTVVLLLILMSGRLIRQLAEAAAGQVSLEIVFFTLLLRLPSFLEMVLPLALFIAILLAYGRLYADSEMTVLTATGFSHGRLLSYTMIPAGLMMAIVASLSLFASPWGAQKMESLYQKQAQLTEFELLIPGRFQSMKGGSRITYAQSLSDDKTEMQRVFIADGNTLLMAGRGTQYVSEETGSRYLELHNGRRYDLSAGGVEMQTLEFERYGVKIADEPDERRKLRQEAIPTLALLERDDVKSQAQFQWRLSLIIMVPIVTLMALPLARVNPRQGRFARLFPAIILFMVYISLMIAMTGMIEKGRLDPLVGMWPLHACYALIALTLWWWPEIKRRHKVRQL
- a CDS encoding leucyl aminopeptidase gives rise to the protein MEYQTSQHSAAEVEASCIVVTIDTAGKLSEAGSQLDSASEHFLQQRFEHKDIKGKLAETLLLPAVPGIAAQRVLLIGRGDSNKSLKRGQAIKLLNAVASATGNMEGSVALALEDLANEQLSNAWLAEQSAIAFGRQAYRFTTTKPQKDEDQPTQASSLIWVGGDELNSLKKGDALANGINFARELGNLPGNICTPTYLAEQAQALADEQMTTTILDESQLEEMGAGAFVSVAKGSIEPGKIIIMNYQGGKAGEPAHMLLGKGITFDTGGISLKPGAKMDEMKYDMCGAASVLGTMKTLLELRPAINVIGMITAAENMPAGNASKPGDVVTSLSGKTIEILNTDAEGRLVLCDALTYGIDQYKPASVVDIATLTGACMAALGEVNSGLFTEDEALASELQSAAEYAHDKVWRLPLEEDYQELLDSNFADMANIGGPLAGATTAACFLSRFTEGTPWAHIDIAGTGWTGGAKKGASGRPVPLLVNYLLNKA
- a CDS encoding nitroreductase encodes the protein MSLSELLQQRYSVRAFKADPIDPDTLQQVFELAQQAPSNCNVQPWQTYVVSGQQKDQLKNALIATVMKQQTPNPEFNWKVAYEGIHRERQFGSANALYGAMGIERDDKMKRNMAMLRNWAFFDAPHVAFFTMDKYLDIMGAVDIGIYAQTLALLLQERGISCCMQGALGQFPQPVKELLEIPEQQGILFGMSFGYEDTDADVNRARTDRSELSQSVQFFS
- the aceF gene encoding dihydrolipoyllysine-residue acetyltransferase gives rise to the protein MSNTTVSVPDLGGADNVDIIEISVAVGDSVELEQDLLVLETDKASMEIPSPVMGKVVEILVSVGDKVSEGDNIMVVDVAASDDAEPSKAEPEQEPAAKASPAAEAKVDPDASSAASASEMELTIPDLGGASDVDVIELSVEPGVSVAAEDSLLVLETDKASMDVPAPADGTLVEFRIKVGDKVNEGDVYAVMKTAASSDAAESSAKSGASAQAESAPSAVAESSAAESPTTVAPAPEKSAATAPATPESANRSSDVYAGPSSRRLARQLGVDLTKVSGTGVRGRITKDDIRGYVKKMLKQAESGTIGAASGAGIPPIPEVDFSQFGDIELQPMSKIKKLTAANMQRNWLNVPHVTQFDEADITDLDAFRKQMKPEAEKRGVKITPLPFLIKAAAQALKLEPSFNVSLHADGEHMVHKHYVHIGIAVDTPAGLMVPVIRDADKKGIWELAQESAELVEKARAGKLKPNEMKGACFTISSLGAMGGTGFTPIVNAPEVAIMGVSKAQMKPVWNGSEFEPRNMLPLAVSYDHRAINGADCGRFFTTLVALISDIRRLVL
- the aceE gene encoding pyruvate dehydrogenase (acetyl-transferring), homodimeric type, with translation MTEDIDVYETQEWLDSLHATIRHAGPERAAFILKKLFSNAMDKGVSLPQAITTPYRNTIAPDKERRMPGDLFMERRIRSLIRWNALAMVMRANDNNEGLGGHIASFSSAATLYDVGFNYFFRGNDGENEGDLVYFQGHSAPGIYARSYLEGRFDETHLDNFRREVDGNGLSSYPHPWLMPDYWQFPTVSMGLGPIQAIYQAHVMRYLSARDLAPRGDRKVWAFLGDGECDEPESLGAISLAGREQLENLIFVVNCNLQRLDGPVRGNGKIMQELEGVFRGAGWNVIKVVWGRHWDVLLEKDTSGMLQKRMDEVCDGDLQNYKANGAAYTREHFFGAYPELAKLAEELTDEDIAKLNRGGHDPFKVYAAYAEAVAHKGQPTVILAQTVKGYGLGAAGEAANDTHSVKKLDIDALKQFRDRFAIPLTDTELENVPYYRPAPDSPEMKYMRERRESLQGFVPSRRTNSDALPAPALDTFKAQLSGSGEREMSSTMSFVRILSQLVKDKTIGKRVVPIVPDEARTFGMEGMFRQLGIYSSAGQKYTPHDSKQIMYYKEDKKGQILEEGINEAGAMSAWIAAATAYSNSNCPMIPFYVFYSMFGFQRIGDLAWAAGDIQARGFLIGATSGRTTLNGEGLQHQDGHSHLMAQTIPNCHSYDPTYGHELAVIIQDGLKRMYENQENCFYYITTMNENYPHPEMPVGAEEGIVKGLYRLKSVGTDGAKVQLMGAGSILREVEAAADILQQQYGVQSDIWSVTSVNELARDGLACERRNRLNPEQAAQVPYITEQLQGQQGPFVLATDYIKSYGEQLRAFVPGDFTVLGTDGFGRSDTRKKLRHFFEVSREFVVYAALQRLTEQGEFSQEALLKARADLGIDADKIDPTRS
- the ald gene encoding alanine dehydrogenase; translation: MRVGVPKEIKNHEYRVGLTPNSVRELVTDGHEVVIETEAGAAIGFQDSDYEDSGASIVSDAAAVFSQADMIVKVKEPQAQEVALLEARHTLFTYLHLAPDQELTDSLIKSRATCIAYETVTDAQGRLPLLAPMSEVAGRIAVQAGARSLEMEAGGRGVLLSGAPGVPSGEVLILGGGVVGSNAIRIAVGMGAQVTVLDTSLQTLRLLDQQYGNRIHTRLSTRTAIDEYLPQADLVIGAVLIPGAAAPKLIEAEQLQHMQRGAVIVDVAIDQGGCVATSRPTTHDDPTYVEQGVVHYCVANMPGAVARTATQALNNATLPFVRALASMGPRKAMHADEHLLNGLNVAAGQLCNMEVASSQGRMCADKVSVLVQVR